GACCCGGAGCGGACCGTGCCAGAGGCGGCCCGCGTGCTGCGGCCAGGCGGGCTGCTCGCCTTCGCCGCCTTCAGCCCCTGGCACGAGGTCTGCTACGACGACGAGGCGGACCGGGTCGGCGCGGTGCTGCGGCACGACTACTTCGGCCTGGACCGCTACGAGGGCGACGACGAGGTCGTGTTCAACCGCACCTACGGCGACTGGGTCCGGCTGTTCGCCGCCAACGGCCTGGCCGTCGAGGACCTGATCGAGCCCCGCCCGGGCCCCGACGCGACCCTCACCTACCGCGACGCCGCCACCCGTGCCTGGGCCCGCCGCTTCCCCCTGGAGGCCATCTGGAAGGCCCGCCGGCTCGGGGTCAGGTGATCTGGACCGTCAGCTTCTCGATCCAGACCGACTCGGTCGGCTTGTCGTTGTTCACCGGGACCTTGGCGATCCGGTCGACCACCGACTGGCCCTCGATCACCTTGCCGAACACCGTGTAGTCGGGCGGCAGCTTGGGGTTGTCGGCGGTGGAGATGAAGAACTGGCTGCTGCCCGAGTTGGGCGTGCCGTTGTTGGCCATGGCGATGGTGTACTTCTTGTACGGGGCCTTGCCCTTGGGCAGCTCGTCCCGGATGCTGTACCCGGGCCCGCCCATCCCGGTGCCCTCCGGGTCGCCGCCCTGGATGACATGGAGGCCGCCCTGGCCAGGCACGATGCGGTGGAACCAGGTCGAGTCGTAGAAGCCCCGCTGGGTCAGGAACACGAAGTTGAACGTGGTGATCGGCGCGGCCTTGGGGTCGAGCAGGGCCTTGAACTCCCCGCACGAGGTCTGGAACACCGCCTCGTAGCGCTGGTTGGCCTGCGCCCTCGCCTTGGGCGCGCGGTTGAGCTTCTGGCGCTGCTTCCTGGGCGGGACCGTGCCGTCGCAGGCCACGGTGGCCGGGGCCGAGGGCGCGTCCGTCCGCGCGTCGGGGCCGGCCGCGCTGGCCGGCTTGGCGGCCGGGCGCGAGGTGAGCAGATAGCCGCCGACCCCGACCACGAGCAGGGCGATCACGCCGAGGGAGCCGTACAGCCACACGGCCCGGCGTCGCTGCGCCCGGCGGCGCTCGGCGTCCCGCCGCGCCTTCAGGCGCGCCAGCTCACGTCTGCGGGTCTGACTCGGACTCGGCATGCGGACTTCCTCCAGCGGTGACCAGCGGTGACGCAAAGACTGGTGGCGTGGCCGCGGCCACGCCGGCCAGCGGGCCACGACGTTCGCCGCGCGTCCTTGAGTCTAGTCGACGCCGCCACAGGGCGTGGACCCCAGACCCGCACAGGGCGTGGGGCCCCGCACAGGGCGTAGGGCCCAGCACAGGGCGTCGGCCCCACACAGCGTGTCGGGCACAAGATCCGCACAGGACGTGGGACCTCAAGACCCGCACAGGACGTGGGACCCCAGACCCACACAGGACGTGGGACCCCAAGCTCCGCACAGGGCGTGGGGCCCCAGACCCGCAGGGTGTGGGGCCCGCGAAACC
This genomic window from Actinomycetes bacterium contains:
- a CDS encoding peptidylprolyl isomerase, whose product is MPSPSQTRRRELARLKARRDAERRRAQRRRAVWLYGSLGVIALLVVGVGGYLLTSRPAAKPASAAGPDARTDAPSAPATVACDGTVPPRKQRQKLNRAPKARAQANQRYEAVFQTSCGEFKALLDPKAAPITTFNFVFLTQRGFYDSTWFHRIVPGQGGLHVIQGGDPEGTGMGGPGYSIRDELPKGKAPYKKYTIAMANNGTPNSGSSQFFISTADNPKLPPDYTVFGKVIEGQSVVDRIAKVPVNNDKPTESVWIEKLTVQIT